The proteins below are encoded in one region of Carettochelys insculpta isolate YL-2023 chromosome 14, ASM3395843v1, whole genome shotgun sequence:
- the RRAD gene encoding GTP-binding protein RAD, giving the protein MTLNRGDKLRYLDKRRCSTPFAAHQPLHRRSMPVDDRDLQASVPPGALGEFSSLVRCTSYNPERESWASDSSDSVISSGSDSDGRLYKVVLLGEHGVGKTSLARIFGGVDDCPDAEEAGNTYNRSIIVDGEEASLIVFDIWEQDDSQWLQNHCMKMGDAYVIVYSVTDKVSFEKASELRIQLRRARQAEDIPIILVGNKSDLVRSREVSVDEGRACAVVFDCKFIETSAALHHNVKDLFEGIVRQIRLRKDSKEDNARRLANTKRRESISKKAKRFLGRIVAKNNKKMAFKAKSKSCHDLSVL; this is encoded by the exons ATGACGCTGAACCGCGGGGACAAGCTGCGCTACCTGGACAAGCGGCGCTGCAGCACGCCCTTCGCCGCCCACCAGCCGCTGCACCGCCGGAGCATGCCAGTGGACGACCGCGACCTGCAGGCGTCCGTCCCGCCCGGCGCCCTGGGCGAGTTCTCATCGCTGGTCCGCTGCACCTCGTACAACCCGGAGCGCGAGAGCTGGGCCTCCGACTCCTCCGACTCGGTCATCTCCTCGGGCAGCGATTCCGACGGCCGCCTCTACAAGGTGGTGCTGCTGGGCGAGCACGGCGTGGGCAAGACCAGCCTGGCCAGGATCTTCGGCGGCGTGGACGACTGCCCGGATGCGGAGGAGGCAG GGAACACGTATAACAGATCAATTATAGTCGATGGAGAAGAAGCTTCTCTCATCGTGTTTGACATATGGGAGCAG GATGACAGCCAGTGGCTTCAGAATCATTGTATGAAGATGGGAGATGCCTACGTGATTGTTTACTCTGTGACGGATAAAGTTAGCTTTGAAAAGGCCTCAGAACTGAGAATTCAGTTAAGAAGAGCAAGACAAGCAGAAGATATCCCCATCATCCTTGTAGGGAATAAAAGTGACCTCGTCCGATCCAGAGAAGTCTCAGTAGATG AGGGACGGGCCTGTGCTGTGGTGTTCGACTGCAAATTCATCGAGACATCAGCTGCTCTTCATCACAATGTAAAGGACCTGTTTGAAGGAATTGTTCGACAAATCAGACTTCGCAAAGATAGTAAGGAAGACAATGCCAGAAGATTGGCCAACACAAAAAGAAGAGAAAGCATAAGTAAAAAGGCAAAGCGATTCCTTGGGAGAATTGTGGCAAAGAACAATAAGAAAATGGCTTTCAAGGCAAAGTCAAAGTCTTGCCATGATTTATCAGTGCTTTAG